From the genome of uncultured Methanobacterium sp.:
ATGGTGGGTAGGGAAACATTCACAATGGAAATATCAAGAAAAGACATGAAACTGGCCAGTGAAATTACCAGTAAGGTTAATTTTTGATTGTCTCTTAAACTTTCAAGCATTAAACACCCCACCCTCAAAAAACATTTCCCTATTTACATTTATATGGATTTTTTATTGTTTAATGGAATTATACTTTTGCACAGATTAGCATAAAGTTTGATAATAACCTTTTAACATCATTCTTCCCTAAAAAATCCCCTATAATCTACTGTTCCTATAATCTACTGTTAATACGAATAACGGTTAATATTAAGAAATTTATAAGATAAGATCATATTGAGGTGGTTAAATGGAATATGATGAGATCATACCGGAACTGGAAGCACTGTCAAACCCACAGGATGTGGAGGGAATGGCTCGTTTTGGGATCAACCCTCAAAAAACCTATGCCGTACGTATTCCTGAACTTCAAAAAATTGCTAAAAAGGCAGGAAAAAATCACAAACTGGCAGCTAGACTGTGGGAGGCAGGTTACCGTGAGACCAGGATACTGGCTTGCATGATTGAGGATCCTAAACAGGTTACCGCAGAACAGATGGATTTATGGGCTGCTGAATTTGATTACTGGGAGATATGTGACCAGTGCTGCATGAGACTATTCCGTCTGACACCATTTGCATATCAGAAAATTTTCCAGTGGAGTGAAAGTGAAGAAGAGTTTAAAAAGAGGGCAGCATTTGCTTTAATCGCAGTGTTAGCGGTTCATGATAAAAAAGCACCTGATGAAAAATTTGAACAATTTTTCCCATTAATAATCAAAGAATCAACTGATAATCGAAATTACGTTAAAAAAGCTGTTAACTGGGCTTTAAGACATATTGGGAAAAAGAACATTGCCTTAAATAAAAAGGCAATTATCACTGCACGTAAAATTAAGAAAATGGATTCAAAGAGTGCTAAGTGGATAGCTTCAGATGCTTTAAGGGAACTTGAGAGTGAAAAAGTTCAGGAAAGATTATATAACCAATCACAATCAATGTGAGGTATGTGATTATTTCTTTTCATAACCTGAATTTGATCTGGGTCTAATTTGGGGAAATATTCTTATAAAGATTCGTCAATTATTAGGTATTATTATAATATTTACAAAATATTTGTTATATCAAACATTTACCTTGTGAATTTAGGATAAACTATTGATTTAAATTTCATTGGACGTATATAATTCATTCTCCCTATTGGAGGCGATTTGATTAAAAAAATAAGATTTAAAAAACTTAACATCGTGTTATTATTGTTGATTTTAGTGATAGGGCTTATAGTAGGATTATTATGGGCAACTGGAACTTCTCAGAAGGAAATAAGTAGTAATGGGTCTTTTGAAGACCAGTATGTAAAATTCAGTTATCCCACATCATTAGTGGCGGTGCAGTACACCTTTGAAAATTCAACCATTGTGGATTTCTACAACTCCAACCAAACCAGTACCAATAACTACGTGGGGAACATCCGTTTTGCCACGAATAACCTGACAAATCTAAAGAAGGTATATCCGGATGGTTCTATGGGTCAATATGAGGGACATCGTACATGGCAAGGAGAAAATACTAACGGACCTTACATCTATATCCTGCTATCTTCTGCAGATGCACCGGTTATGACATTGCAGATGGATTTTAAATCAGAATATAAATCGGCCTATAAAGAGATATTGAACACCCTTAAAATAAAGAAAATCCCTGCATAACACAAATTTGATAAACATGAAGTACCATCAATACTCAGCTGGAAATGATAAGGAAACAGAATATGGTGAACATGAGAATAGCATGTCTGCATCACCGGAAGTCTCCAAAAAGGGGGATGGTAAAGCAATTAAAGCTATTAAATTAGGATGTTTGGTGGTCTTTTTTGGCTTGATAATAGGTGGAGTTTTGATTCTCCTTATTTTTGCCATGTGGGCCATACTGGCAATTGGGGTTGGGGTTATTTCTGGAATTTCATTCACTTCTCCCCTCTGCTGGGTAGTGGGAGGATTAATCTCACTAATTATAGTTTGTGCAGTAATAACTCATAAAAGTAGGTAAATATGGTTTTTAGGAGGAATTATCCTAATTTATTTATTAGGGGATAGTTCCAGCTCTTAGGGATAGTTCCAGCTCTTAGGGATAGTTCCAGCTCTTTTGTAGTAATAGGACCTACTCTTTTCTAGGTAATGGAATCAACTATTCACTATGAATATATATTCAAAAAATCTGGTTTAATTACAGAGATGATCATTTATAATCATTTTATAAAAAATTATATGATTTATTGAATAGTCACTATGATTAATCGAATAGGAAAAATGAGAACAGTGCTATTTTTTCAATATTTTTTTAGAGGATCGTTTATTATCACAAAAACAACCACTCCTATAACTAAAGCTAATAAAAGTATCCGATACATGGTTTCACCTTTTATGAATTAATTTTTAAAGTTTGCAGGTTTCAATTAAATGAATAAGTTAATCTATTCAACGGGTTAACTTATTCAACGGGTTAACCTCTTCAAAACGAGTTAACTTATTCAAAAAGCCCAGATAAAAAAGATATAAAAGAGGATTAAACTCTATTTCAAAGTTTTACCATAAATCTATTTTTTAGAAGTTTTACCCTCTTTACTCAACATCTTATTTTTCTCTTTACTGGTGAGGTCTTCCACAACTTCTGAAGGAAGTCCTGTTTTAAGGATTTTTCCACCTCGCATAATGGAGGCCCGGTCACAAACATCAAGTACAAAATCCATGTCATGAGATATTATGAGGAAAGTTTGATTAAGTTCTTCACGTGCTTTTCTAATGGAATCTGTGACCTGGACTCGGGTAATGGGGTCCATGGTGCCGGTTGGTTCGTCCAGAATAATAATTTTAGGTTCTTTAATGAGTACCTGGGCCAAGGCTACCCTGTGGCGTTCCCCTCCACTCAGCTCATCATGGTATTTGTAGAGAATCTTCTGGGCATATTCTTCACTAAATCCAACTGCGTTTAAAACGTACAGTGCCTTTATCTGGGCAAATTCAGCGGGTAACTCCAGACTGATAGCTTCGGTTAGGTTGCCCAGTACATTACGATGAGGATATAGGCTGTATTCCTGATGGAGTATCCCAAGGTAAGGTTTAACCCGTCCCCTGCCGAAAGGACCTTTTTCAGTCATATCGATCCATTGATCTCCCAGTTTAACACGTATCTGGCCACTGCTGGGATCAGTGAGTCCATATAAGAGCCTTGATAAAGTGGTTTTACCTGCTCCAGAAAGACCTACCACTCCGTATATCTCACCTTCATTAACACTGAGATTAACACTGTCCACGGCTTTAATCACTCCCCGGTCAATGGAATAGTAATGCTTTTTAACATCTTGAAGCTCAATGATGGGGCCACCAGTTTCAAATTCTTTGTTTATTTGAGGTTTTGGCACGTGTTCCATGAAATTTTCCACCACTGTCTCTGGATCGCCTTTCTGGATAATTTCCCCATTATCCAGCCAGATCACTTCATCAGAAAGATCCCTCATTACCTCTGGCCAGTGGGAGGTGATTACCATGGTTAAACCCTGGCCCTTAATACCTTCAATGAGGGCTTGGTGTATGAATTCCGCGGTGGTTGGATCCAGAGTACCGGTTGGTTCATCTGCCAGGAAGATCATGGGTTCTTTGGCTAGTTGCCTGGCCAGAACCACTCTCTGCTTTTCTCCACCAGACAGATCACGTGCAATGTGGGTGATCCTATGGGTCATCTGGGCCAGATCAAGGAGATCAATGGCCATGTAAGTGCTTTCTTCTTCATCATGTTCTGTAATTGCTTTTAAAACATTATCAATCACAGTTTCATCTTCATACAGTGCAAAGGTTCTCTGCAGCATTATGGAAATTCGACGCCGGATAGCTGCGAAGACATGTCGATCAGCGTTCCAGAAATCTACTTCTTTTCTCTGAAACTTGCCTCCACATTTACATGGCTGGTTTTCCTTTGATGGTGGTTCCACAGCAAGACATTCAGGACACAATGCAATGTTATAGATTATCTGACCTTCATCTGGCTTGTAATCTTTCATTCCACGGAGCATGTTTATCAAAACTGATTTTCCAGAACCGCTCTTTCCCAGAATTCCTAATATTGTTCCTTCTTCCACACTAATATTCAAGTTTTTCAGGACTTTGACACCATTGAATGTTTTTGTGATGTTTTTTATTTCTATGAAAGACATTCAACCACCTATTCTATTATAATATCATTACATGAACTGTTAAAAAACGTTTATTTGGTTATTTCCCATTATTTTCCTTTTTACATAATTCTATTGTATCATATTCTAGCGTATATTCTGGTACTAAAATGATGTGATTGGAGATAGAATTCGTTTGCACATGTTTAAGGGTTCCCACAAAGGGGAGTTTCACATTCAGGGCATTTAGTATTGCTACAAGGCACTCCTCTAGTTTTTGGAGATTCATAACCACAATTTGGACATTTACAAACCAGTGGTGGTCCTGCACCAAGCCCTTTTCCCCCATAAGATTTTCTATCCATTATTGCTTCTTCAGAATCTGCAGTATACTCTTCTTTTTCTTCTTCTACAGTGCCGATACTGGTAGATCCACAATCCGGACATTTATTATATTCCTTACGGGGATGTTGCCATTTGAATCCACAGTCATTACATTCGTAGCGAATTAAATGATCTTTCCCATTTATAACGATAGTATTCCCATTAATAAGTGCATTAGCTATTTTTTTCCGGGCTGAAGTTAATATACGGTGAAATGTGGGCTGTGAGACTCCCATTATTTCAGCTGATCTCTTCTGTTGAATATCATGATAATCTCTTAGCCGGATCGCTTCAAACTCATCTATCAATATTTCAATAGGTTTTAGAGAATCTAAATCTTCTCTTTCTGGTTTAAAACACTTTATATGGGGCTCTTCTGAAATTCTTCTAAATCTACGGGGCCTTGCCATGTTTTGAATATATATTCACTACTTCAATATATACTTTTGTAAATTGGTGGTATCAGTTAATTAGGGTAATAAGTCATTGGTTTTTTTATTAATTTGAAATAAAAGAGAATTAAGGGTTAAATAAGGAATTATGTTAGTAATATTCCAAAAAAAATGATATGAACTATTTTCAACGTAATTTTTTGGGATATCAGTAGCTTTTAATTCTAATGAGAACAATAATTATTAAAGTTAAATTGAGTTTTTTTAAGGTAGATGTCTAGACTTAAGAGGTGCAACATTTGGCAAATATTCTCCTGGTGGAAGATGAAATGGTGGAGGCCATGAATTTAAAAAGAAGCCTCCAATCAATGGATTATGATGTGGTTGCCC
Proteins encoded in this window:
- a CDS encoding DNA alkylation repair protein; the encoded protein is MEYDEIIPELEALSNPQDVEGMARFGINPQKTYAVRIPELQKIAKKAGKNHKLAARLWEAGYRETRILACMIEDPKQVTAEQMDLWAAEFDYWEICDQCCMRLFRLTPFAYQKIFQWSESEEEFKKRAAFALIAVLAVHDKKAPDEKFEQFFPLIIKESTDNRNYVKKAVNWALRHIGKKNIALNKKAIITARKIKKMDSKSAKWIASDALRELESEKVQERLYNQSQSM
- the atwA gene encoding methyl coenzyme M reductase system, component A2, with product MSFIEIKNITKTFNGVKVLKNLNISVEEGTILGILGKSGSGKSVLINMLRGMKDYKPDEGQIIYNIALCPECLAVEPPSKENQPCKCGGKFQRKEVDFWNADRHVFAAIRRRISIMLQRTFALYEDETVIDNVLKAITEHDEEESTYMAIDLLDLAQMTHRITHIARDLSGGEKQRVVLARQLAKEPMIFLADEPTGTLDPTTAEFIHQALIEGIKGQGLTMVITSHWPEVMRDLSDEVIWLDNGEIIQKGDPETVVENFMEHVPKPQINKEFETGGPIIELQDVKKHYYSIDRGVIKAVDSVNLSVNEGEIYGVVGLSGAGKTTLSRLLYGLTDPSSGQIRVKLGDQWIDMTEKGPFGRGRVKPYLGILHQEYSLYPHRNVLGNLTEAISLELPAEFAQIKALYVLNAVGFSEEYAQKILYKYHDELSGGERHRVALAQVLIKEPKIIILDEPTGTMDPITRVQVTDSIRKAREELNQTFLIISHDMDFVLDVCDRASIMRGGKILKTGLPSEVVEDLTSKEKNKMLSKEGKTSKK
- a CDS encoding DUF134 domain-containing protein, yielding MARPRRFRRISEEPHIKCFKPEREDLDSLKPIEILIDEFEAIRLRDYHDIQQKRSAEIMGVSQPTFHRILTSARKKIANALINGNTIVINGKDHLIRYECNDCGFKWQHPRKEYNKCPDCGSTSIGTVEEEKEEYTADSEEAIMDRKSYGGKGLGAGPPLVCKCPNCGYESPKTRGVPCSNTKCPECETPLCGNP
- a CDS encoding LRR adjacent, whose translation is MIKKIRFKKLNIVLLLLILVIGLIVGLLWATGTSQKEISSNGSFEDQYVKFSYPTSLVAVQYTFENSTIVDFYNSNQTSTNNYVGNIRFATNNLTNLKKVYPDGSMGQYEGHRTWQGENTNGPYIYILLSSADAPVMTLQMDFKSEYKSAYKEILNTLKIKKIPA